The Candidatus Scalindua japonica genome includes a region encoding these proteins:
- a CDS encoding D-sedoheptulose-7-phosphate isomerase, with the protein MKKEIESSLNESIKLREELLSSSVDLIIQIANILVEAFKTGHSLYLVGNGGSAADAQHISGELVGRFKKNRKPLPALALTTDTSVLTAITNDFGYDMCYERQVDAFVNENDIVLGLTTSGNSVSIINAVKLANEKGAKTIAFTGKGGGSIKDHVDICLEIPSIDTARIQECHITIGHILCLIIEKEMFG; encoded by the coding sequence ATGAAAAAGGAAATAGAATCATCTTTAAATGAAAGTATTAAATTAAGGGAGGAACTCCTTTCGAGTAGTGTAGACCTTATTATTCAAATTGCGAACATATTAGTAGAAGCATTTAAAACCGGTCATTCGTTGTACCTTGTGGGTAATGGTGGAAGTGCCGCGGATGCGCAGCATATTTCAGGAGAGCTGGTTGGGCGATTTAAAAAAAATAGAAAGCCGTTGCCTGCGCTTGCATTAACTACAGATACATCTGTATTGACAGCAATTACAAATGACTTTGGATATGATATGTGTTATGAAAGACAGGTAGATGCATTTGTTAATGAAAATGATATTGTGTTGGGCTTAACTACAAGTGGTAATTCTGTGAGTATCATTAACGCTGTAAAACTGGCAAACGAAAAAGGAGCAAAGACTATTGCTTTTACCGGTAAAGGTGGCGGCAGTATAAAAGATCATGTTGATATATGTCTGGAAATTCCTTCTATTGATACGGCCCGCATACAGGAATGCCATATAACAATCGGTCATATTTTGTGTTTGATAATAGAAAAAGAGATGTTCGGATAA
- the bioF gene encoding 8-amino-7-oxononanoate synthase, with protein MKYISDELNRIKQSGLYRELKVVDNSQGTHIEINGKMFLSFCSNNYLGLANNPTVIKAVKDAVEEYGWGAGASRLVSGNMKLHELLEDEISRFKGKEAALVFPTGYMANLGAISTMVAGGDLVICDKLNHASIIDGCRLSGADFRVYAHCNMEKLENIFRKSAKYNRKLIVTDSVFSMDGDLAPLPDIINIAEKYKAMVMVDEAHATGVFGESGRGVVEHFDLNKEVDIVMGTLSKAIGSLGGYVTGEIDLINYLRNKARSFMYTTALPPAVCAASLAGLRLIQKDQSIRESLWHNVHYIKDKLRSMDLNMISSESPIIPILAGDAQRAVDMSTALFKSGILVPAIRPPTVPANSSRLRMTVMSTHTKEDIDRLLDALSDIKGL; from the coding sequence ATGAAATATATATCAGACGAACTAAATAGAATTAAACAGTCAGGTTTGTACAGGGAACTGAAGGTTGTTGATAACTCACAGGGTACGCATATAGAAATAAATGGCAAAATGTTTTTATCTTTTTGCTCAAATAATTATTTAGGCCTTGCGAATAATCCGACGGTAATAAAAGCGGTTAAAGATGCTGTAGAAGAGTATGGATGGGGGGCGGGCGCATCGAGACTGGTATCCGGAAATATGAAACTGCATGAATTACTCGAAGATGAAATATCAAGATTTAAAGGAAAAGAAGCTGCTCTGGTATTTCCTACAGGATATATGGCTAATTTAGGTGCTATTTCTACAATGGTAGCTGGTGGAGACCTGGTTATCTGTGATAAATTAAATCATGCAAGTATAATTGACGGTTGTCGGCTATCAGGTGCTGATTTTAGAGTTTACGCACATTGCAATATGGAGAAACTGGAAAATATATTCAGGAAATCGGCAAAATATAATCGTAAGCTTATCGTTACCGATTCAGTCTTCAGTATGGATGGAGATTTGGCTCCTCTGCCAGATATCATCAATATCGCAGAAAAATACAAAGCTATGGTTATGGTAGATGAGGCCCATGCAACTGGTGTTTTTGGGGAAAGCGGCAGGGGGGTTGTTGAACATTTTGATTTAAATAAAGAGGTGGACATTGTTATGGGTACCTTAAGCAAGGCGATTGGAAGTCTGGGTGGGTATGTCACCGGTGAAATTGATTTAATTAATTACCTGAGAAATAAAGCGAGGTCTTTTATGTATACTACAGCGCTTCCTCCTGCAGTATGTGCCGCGTCTCTTGCCGGTTTAAGATTAATTCAGAAAGACCAATCGATCCGTGAATCACTCTGGCATAACGTTCATTATATAAAAGATAAGCTGAGATCGATGGACCTTAACATGATATCGTCAGAAAGCCCGATTATCCCAATCCTGGCAGGAGATGCGCAAAGGGCGGTTGACATGTCTACCGCACTTTTTAAGAGTGGCATCCTGGTCCCAGCTATTCGCCCACCAACTGTTCCTGCTAATTCAAGCCGTCTCAGGATGACGGTCATGTCAACACATACGAAAGAGGATATAGACAGGTTGCTTGACGCTTTAAGTGACATCAAGGGTCTATAG
- the hepT gene encoding type VII toxin-antitoxin system HepT family RNase toxin translates to MIDKALILRKFSELDEYSRQIGEFASTTSEEYSGNWKIQRIVERTLQMMIESCADIANHIISSNEYRVPKNYVDIFKVLYENDIIDSKTFDNMANMVKFRNIVVHDDDKIDASIVINILRKQLNDFMTFRNAILHVL, encoded by the coding sequence TTGATAGACAAAGCCCTTATACTGAGAAAGTTCAGCGAGCTGGATGAATATTCTAGACAAATTGGAGAATTCGCATCTACTACCTCAGAAGAGTATTCAGGCAATTGGAAGATTCAACGTATAGTAGAAAGAACATTGCAGATGATGATAGAATCTTGTGCCGATATTGCCAACCATATTATCTCATCCAACGAATATCGTGTGCCAAAAAATTATGTGGACATATTCAAAGTCCTGTACGAAAATGACATCATAGACAGCAAAACCTTTGACAACATGGCAAATATGGTCAAGTTTAGAAACATAGTTGTTCATGACGATGATAAGATAGATGCATCTATCGTGATTAACATATTAAGAAAGCAGCTGAATGACTTTATGACTTTCAGGAATGCCATTTTACATGTTTTATAA
- a CDS encoding MBL fold metallo-hydrolase: protein MATTDKMYIRFWGVRGSICTPGKETIKYGGNTSCIEIRCGKEIFILDAGSGIRKLGNKILTEKPQHINILFSHFHWDHIQGFPFFSPVFNSKYSITLIGERKMNFTLEQLFTAQLMFPYFPLSLSELNAKIGFHEITRNDSIKIENVKIRLAHLNHPGGCIGYRIEYAGKSFVYATDTEHFNCIDPTLLKLSLNADVLVYDSNYTDDEYSGKTGIPRTGWGHSTWMQGVKVAKAAKVKKFILFHHDPDHDDSFIDKLEIAARKEFKGSFAAYEGMELVI from the coding sequence ATGGCAACAACAGATAAAATGTATATTCGCTTCTGGGGTGTTAGGGGTAGTATCTGCACACCAGGTAAAGAAACCATTAAATATGGAGGAAATACATCCTGTATCGAAATTAGATGTGGTAAGGAGATATTCATTCTTGATGCCGGTAGTGGTATCAGGAAATTAGGTAATAAAATATTAACGGAAAAACCTCAGCATATTAACATACTATTTTCACATTTTCATTGGGACCATATACAAGGGTTCCCGTTTTTTTCTCCCGTTTTTAATAGCAAATATTCAATTACGTTGATTGGTGAAAGGAAAATGAATTTTACATTGGAGCAACTGTTCACTGCTCAATTAATGTTTCCATATTTTCCCTTATCGTTATCAGAGTTGAATGCAAAGATAGGCTTTCATGAAATAACGAGAAACGATAGTATAAAGATAGAAAATGTAAAAATTCGACTTGCACATCTAAATCACCCCGGGGGGTGCATAGGGTACAGGATTGAATACGCGGGGAAGTCCTTTGTTTACGCGACAGATACAGAGCATTTCAATTGTATAGATCCTACATTACTGAAACTATCTTTAAACGCAGATGTTCTTGTTTATGATAGTAATTATACTGATGATGAATATTCCGGTAAAACTGGAATTCCAAGGACCGGATGGGGACATTCTACGTGGATGCAGGGAGTTAAAGTTGCAAAAGCTGCTAAAGTGAAAAAATTTATTTTATTTCATCACGATCCGGACCATGATGACAGCTTTATTGACAAGCTTGAAATCGCAGCAAGAAAAGAATTTAAGGGGTCTTTTGCCGCATACGAAGGTATGGAATTGGTTATTTAA
- the cutA gene encoding divalent-cation tolerance protein CutA yields the protein MTDCIVIYITTGSITEAKKIGHTLVEEKLAACSNIVSPIRSIYSWQGKICEDKEALMILKSKKKLFKQIVKRVEKLHSYDVPEIIAMPIVEGSDKYLSWLKEETQ from the coding sequence ATGACAGACTGCATTGTTATTTATATCACTACAGGGTCGATAACTGAAGCGAAAAAGATAGGGCATACTCTGGTTGAAGAAAAATTAGCAGCATGTTCTAATATCGTTTCGCCAATTCGCTCAATTTATAGCTGGCAAGGAAAGATATGTGAAGATAAAGAAGCATTGATGATTCTGAAATCCAAAAAAAAACTTTTTAAACAGATTGTAAAGAGAGTAGAAAAACTACACAGTTACGATGTCCCGGAAATTATTGCGATGCCCATAGTAGAAGGTTCCGACAAATATCTCTCCTGGCTGAAAGAAGAGACTCAATAG